A genomic window from Inediibacterium massiliense includes:
- the glpX gene encoding class II fructose-bisphosphatase — translation MDRNLALELVRVTETAALACGRYMGRGDKNAADQAAVDGMRKAFSSVSIKGTVVIGEGELDEAPMLYIGEEVGTCKETDREVDIAVDPLEGTNLIAKGLPNAIAVIAMGPKGGLLHAPDTYMKKIAVGSKAKGVIHIDDPVEKNLRAVSQAIHKDLEDMTVIIQDRPRHYDLVREVRRVGCRIKLFSDGDVAAAIATCFENTGIDVFMGIGGAPEGVIAAAAIKSMGGEMQGKLNPMSDEEMERCIKLGLDEESVYKVLTLDDLVKSDDVFFVATGVSDGDLLKGVTYLEGNKAKTQSVVMRSKTGTIRFVEATHRLNKNEILKETMEKHKQGGFING, via the coding sequence ATGGATAGAAACCTAGCGTTAGAATTAGTAAGAGTAACAGAAACAGCAGCATTAGCTTGTGGAAGATATATGGGAAGAGGAGATAAAAATGCAGCAGATCAAGCTGCTGTAGATGGTATGAGAAAGGCTTTTTCTTCTGTATCTATAAAAGGGACTGTAGTCATTGGAGAAGGAGAATTAGATGAAGCTCCTATGCTTTATATTGGAGAAGAAGTAGGAACATGTAAAGAAACAGATCGAGAAGTAGATATTGCAGTAGATCCATTAGAAGGTACAAACCTGATTGCTAAAGGACTTCCTAATGCCATTGCAGTTATTGCTATGGGACCTAAAGGAGGACTTTTACATGCTCCAGATACTTATATGAAAAAAATTGCAGTAGGTTCAAAGGCAAAGGGTGTAATCCACATTGATGATCCGGTTGAAAAAAACCTAAGAGCAGTGTCTCAAGCCATTCATAAAGATCTTGAAGATATGACAGTGATCATCCAAGATCGACCAAGACATTATGACTTGGTTCGAGAAGTAAGAAGAGTAGGTTGTCGTATCAAATTATTTAGTGATGGAGATGTGGCAGCTGCTATTGCTACTTGCTTTGAGAATACAGGAATAGATGTGTTTATGGGGATCGGTGGAGCTCCAGAGGGAGTCATCGCAGCCGCAGCTATTAAATCTATGGGAGGAGAAATGCAAGGAAAATTAAATCCCATGTCAGATGAAGAAATGGAAAGATGTATAAAATTAGGGCTAGATGAAGAAAGTGTCTATAAAGTACTTACTTTGGACGATCTAGTAAAATCAGATGATGTATTCTTTGTAGCAACAGGAGTATCTGATGGAGACCTTTTAAAAGGAGTTACATATCTTGAAGGAAACAAAGCAAAAACTCAGTCTGTAGTCATGCGTTCTAAAACAGGAACCATTCGTTTTGTAGAAGCTACCCATAGACTCAATAAAAATGAAATATTAAAAGAGACTATGGAAAAACATAAACAAGGGGGATTTATTAATGGATAG
- the fsa gene encoding fructose-6-phosphate aldolase — protein MKLFIDTANIEEIKEISTWGILSGVTTNPSLIAKEGRDFQTVIKEIVTLVDGPISAEVMGDTCEEMVEEGEILSKIHKNIVIKIPMTAEGLKAVKMLSSKNIKTNVTLIFSANQALLAARAGASFVSPFVGRMDDIGNPGVDLVSDISNIFNIHGIDTEIIAASIRHPQHVMDAALAGSDIATIPYKVFMSMLKHPMTDQGIEKFKKDWNNQ, from the coding sequence TTGAAACTATTTATTGACACAGCCAACATAGAAGAAATAAAAGAAATCAGTACTTGGGGAATATTATCAGGAGTTACTACAAATCCAAGCTTAATTGCCAAAGAAGGAAGAGACTTTCAAACAGTTATTAAAGAAATCGTGACTTTAGTAGATGGACCGATTAGTGCAGAGGTTATGGGAGATACTTGTGAAGAAATGGTAGAAGAAGGAGAAATATTGTCTAAAATACATAAAAATATAGTCATAAAAATTCCTATGACAGCAGAAGGATTAAAAGCTGTAAAAATGTTGTCTAGCAAAAATATCAAAACAAATGTAACATTAATATTTTCTGCCAATCAAGCACTACTTGCTGCAAGGGCAGGGGCAAGCTTTGTCAGTCCATTTGTAGGAAGAATGGACGATATTGGAAATCCTGGCGTAGATTTAGTGAGCGATATATCTAATATATTTAATATTCATGGAATAGATACAGAAATTATTGCAGCAAGTATCAGACATCCTCAACATGTAATGGATGCAGCTTTAGCAGGATCAGATATTGCAACTATACCTTATAAAGTATTTATGAGTATGTTAAAGCATCCTATGACAGACCAAGGAATTGAAAAATTTAAAAAAGACTGGAACAATCAATAG
- a CDS encoding 3-keto-5-aminohexanoate cleavage protein produces the protein MEKLIITAAICGAEVTKEHNPNVPYTVEEIAREAESAYKAGASIIHLHVRNDDGTPTQDKARFKACIDAIRKLCPDAIIQPSTGGAVGMTDMERLQSTEVEEPQLGLKHPEMATLDCGTCNFGGDEVFVNTDNTIKTFGKTMIERGVKPEIEVFDKGMVDIAIKMHKKGFIKAPMHFDFVLGVQMTATARDLAFIADSIPAGSTWTVAGVGKNQYPMAALAIVMGGHVRVGFEDNVYIEKGVMAESNGQMVEKAVRLAKELGREIATPAEAREILGLKPLNK, from the coding sequence ATGGAAAAATTAATCATTACCGCTGCAATATGTGGTGCAGAAGTAACAAAAGAACATAATCCAAACGTTCCATACACTGTAGAAGAAATTGCAAGAGAAGCAGAATCTGCTTATAAAGCAGGAGCAAGTATCATTCACTTACATGTACGTAATGATGATGGAACTCCTACGCAAGATAAAGCTAGATTTAAAGCATGTATTGATGCAATTAGAAAGCTTTGTCCAGATGCAATCATTCAACCATCTACAGGTGGAGCAGTAGGAATGACAGATATGGAAAGACTTCAATCTACAGAAGTTGAAGAACCACAATTAGGACTTAAACATCCTGAAATGGCAACTCTTGACTGTGGAACTTGTAACTTTGGTGGAGACGAAGTATTCGTAAACACTGACAACACTATCAAAACTTTTGGAAAAACAATGATCGAAAGAGGAGTAAAACCTGAAATCGAAGTATTTGACAAAGGTATGGTAGATATTGCAATCAAAATGCACAAAAAAGGATTTATAAAGGCTCCAATGCATTTTGACTTTGTACTAGGAGTACAAATGACAGCTACAGCTAGAGATTTAGCATTCATCGCAGACAGCATTCCAGCAGGATCTACATGGACAGTAGCTGGTGTTGGTAAAAACCAATACCCAATGGCAGCATTAGCAATCGTTATGGGTGGACACGTAAGAGTAGGATTTGAAGACAATGTATACATTGAAAAAGGTGTTATGGCAGAAAGCAATGGACAAATGGTAGAAAAAGCTGTTCGTCTTGCTAAAGAATTAGGAAGAGAAATTGCAACACCTGCAGAAGCAAGAGAAATCCTAGGATTAAAACCACTTAATAAATAA
- a CDS encoding 3-aminobutyryl-CoA ammonia-lyase, with protein sequence MANVKSMLRLRMSAKDAHYGGELVDGAHMVHLFGDLATELLIIRDGDEGLFAGYEEIKFLAPVYAGDYIEVVGEIIQEGNSSRKMKFEARKVVVSRKDISASAADVLEEPIVVATAIGTCVTPKACQRK encoded by the coding sequence ATGGCAAATGTTAAATCAATGTTAAGATTAAGAATGAGTGCAAAGGATGCACATTATGGTGGAGAATTAGTAGACGGAGCACATATGGTACATCTATTTGGAGATCTTGCTACAGAATTATTAATTATTAGAGATGGAGACGAAGGTCTTTTTGCTGGATACGAAGAAATCAAATTCTTAGCGCCAGTATATGCAGGAGATTATATTGAAGTAGTTGGAGAAATTATCCAAGAAGGAAATTCTTCAAGAAAAATGAAATTTGAAGCAAGAAAAGTAGTTGTTTCAAGAAAAGATATCAGTGCTTCAGCTGCTGATGTATTAGAAGAACCAATCGTTGTTGCTACAGCTATCGGTACTTGTGTGACACCAAAAGCTTGCCAAAGAAAATAA
- a CDS encoding S-layer homology domain-containing protein translates to MKKKILCGIITGAFIVANTMASFAAINFSDVPNNHWAKEYINKMADKKIISGYFDDYSLKTTFKPDQSVTYIEAMQMIYNTLKISNKLKSNSGLTAKYSTVMNQNKVPDWAKDAVAYGLEYGIIRSDDLKIIIKNGKQVSAKKVDIAVFIGKAIDMKDQIDPLPVLTFTDAESISTVAKPYVDLLEKKKIIGGDEKKRFNPNSIVNRAVMATMCSKTYDLLGTQTSVVTPPVENNTNTDNTNTNNINNGSKVLQRIISYISLDANMIMVKGGEEKEEVYNLKGVTILINGKTKAMKDLNKGDGIKLIYNKNGELDTVEVDNAVTTWYGKVEKLEKKYDYDLLTVRNTDNLVLKKEIQIDNNTEMKYDGKKISTDRLIEGEEIKVKFIGDKAITIELQSKEKIYEGILESSVLFKEKPILKFRTNSNKVLELEIEDRPTIRKDRRKVELDELSKGDIATITVHYDKVVEVIAASREERTRDEGVIKQIIIGDPTKITILTDDKETRTYEVSNGVDVKIDDENKKLNDLDIHYDVTLRLENNKIIKIEAKKAANKDNITGEVIKVYSKYNRITVKNFDPVKKEYVTTSVTVTDDTKIWSFKGDPIKIGHLREDTTIFIDGYDDDGMFVANRIIELN, encoded by the coding sequence ATGAAGAAAAAAATATTATGTGGTATAATAACGGGCGCATTCATTGTAGCAAATACCATGGCAAGTTTTGCAGCCATCAACTTTTCAGATGTGCCAAACAATCATTGGGCAAAAGAATATATCAACAAAATGGCAGACAAAAAAATTATTAGTGGATATTTTGATGATTATAGCTTAAAAACTACTTTTAAACCGGATCAATCTGTAACTTACATAGAAGCTATGCAAATGATTTACAATACTTTGAAAATTTCTAACAAATTAAAAAGTAATAGTGGATTAACAGCAAAATATAGTACTGTTATGAATCAAAATAAAGTCCCAGATTGGGCAAAAGATGCTGTAGCCTATGGATTAGAGTATGGGATTATTCGCTCAGATGATCTAAAGATTATTATCAAAAACGGAAAACAAGTATCTGCCAAGAAAGTAGATATTGCAGTATTTATTGGAAAAGCCATAGACATGAAGGATCAAATTGACCCATTACCAGTACTTACCTTTACAGATGCAGAAAGTATTTCTACCGTAGCTAAACCTTATGTAGATTTATTAGAAAAGAAAAAAATTATTGGTGGAGATGAAAAGAAAAGATTTAACCCAAATAGTATTGTAAATAGAGCAGTAATGGCTACTATGTGTTCTAAGACTTATGATTTATTAGGTACTCAGACGAGTGTAGTTACACCACCTGTAGAAAATAATACAAATACTGATAATACAAATACTAATAATATTAATAATGGATCAAAAGTATTACAAAGAATCATTAGCTATATATCGTTAGATGCCAATATGATTATGGTAAAAGGTGGGGAAGAAAAAGAAGAAGTATACAATCTTAAAGGTGTAACCATCCTTATTAATGGAAAAACAAAAGCGATGAAGGATTTAAATAAAGGGGATGGCATTAAGCTTATTTATAACAAAAATGGAGAATTAGATACGGTCGAAGTAGACAATGCAGTGACTACTTGGTATGGAAAAGTAGAAAAATTAGAAAAAAAATACGATTATGATCTTTTAACTGTTCGTAATACAGATAACTTGGTGCTCAAAAAAGAAATACAAATAGATAATAATACAGAAATGAAATATGATGGAAAAAAAATATCTACGGATAGATTGATAGAAGGAGAAGAAATAAAAGTAAAATTTATAGGAGATAAAGCTATAACTATTGAACTTCAATCTAAAGAAAAAATATATGAAGGAATTTTAGAGTCCTCTGTATTATTTAAAGAAAAACCAATATTAAAATTTAGAACCAATAGCAATAAAGTACTAGAACTAGAGATAGAGGATAGACCTACTATTAGAAAAGATAGAAGAAAAGTAGAGTTAGATGAATTGTCAAAAGGAGATATAGCAACTATTACAGTGCATTATGACAAAGTAGTAGAAGTTATAGCTGCAAGTAGAGAAGAAAGAACAAGAGATGAAGGGGTAATCAAACAAATTATTATAGGAGACCCTACAAAGATTACTATTTTAACAGATGATAAAGAAACAAGGACCTATGAAGTATCTAATGGAGTAGATGTAAAAATTGATGATGAAAATAAAAAACTGAATGATTTAGATATTCACTATGATGTAACATTAAGACTTGAAAATAATAAAATAATTAAGATTGAAGCAAAAAAAGCTGCCAATAAAGATAACATTACAGGAGAGGTTATTAAAGTTTACTCTAAATACAATCGAATTACTGTAAAAAATTTTGATCCAGTAAAAAAAGAATATGTAACTACTTCTGTTACTGTAACAGATGATACAAAGATATGGTCTTTCAAAGGAGATCCAATTAAGATTGGACATTTAAGAGAAGATACGACTATATTTATTGATGGATATGATGATGATGGTATGTTTGTAGCTAATAGAATTATAGAATTAAACTAA
- a CDS encoding copper amine oxidase N-terminal domain-containing protein: protein MKYKQLITGLVIGSMLGAGASVFAQGSLVPAQIADYISFTFNGKHKALDSEYTVLMYKDRTYVPARFIAENLGAQVKWDDGMKIISIVKEEPKEEVKKTDKEEPKEEPKKEEDKKSEDKKEEQKEEKKSSIDYKKLPISQTIGDVWISVTGISIDEDDKVASVYIKVENKASTPVQIDQRSAKIIAGDKTYKQEDVRAIYDIDPTWFNDIKKDDEINGVIKMPIPTKKDEPWKNITLTFKLRQNDGTQKETELKFDIAL, encoded by the coding sequence ATGAAGTATAAACAACTCATTACAGGATTGGTGATAGGATCTATGTTAGGAGCAGGAGCATCTGTCTTTGCTCAAGGTTCTTTGGTACCTGCTCAAATTGCAGATTATATTTCTTTTACTTTTAATGGAAAGCATAAAGCATTAGACAGTGAATATACAGTTCTGATGTATAAGGATCGTACTTATGTACCTGCAAGATTTATTGCAGAAAATCTAGGAGCTCAAGTGAAATGGGATGATGGAATGAAAATCATTTCTATTGTAAAGGAAGAGCCAAAAGAAGAGGTAAAGAAAACAGATAAGGAAGAACCAAAAGAGGAACCTAAGAAAGAAGAAGATAAAAAATCAGAAGATAAAAAAGAGGAACAAAAAGAAGAAAAAAAATCATCTATAGATTATAAAAAACTTCCAATCAGTCAGACTATAGGAGATGTGTGGATCTCTGTTACAGGAATATCTATAGATGAAGATGATAAAGTAGCTTCTGTATATATAAAAGTAGAGAATAAAGCAAGTACTCCAGTGCAAATTGACCAAAGAAGTGCTAAAATTATAGCAGGAGATAAAACATATAAACAAGAAGATGTAAGAGCTATTTACGATATCGATCCAACTTGGTTTAATGATATTAAAAAAGATGATGAAATCAATGGTGTCATCAAGATGCCTATTCCTACTAAAAAAGATGAACCATGGAAAAATATTACCTTGACTTTTAAGCTTCGCCAAAATGATGGGACTCAAAAGGAAACAGAATTAAAATTTGATATTGCTCTTTAA
- a CDS encoding stalk domain-containing protein translates to MKHKIKNTVSAFAMIGMISAQPIFAAEIALPTDFDGVQKQIIEFRMDDRNYKVGDEVKKGDTAPYIKNGRTMMPIRNIAEVIGIDSKLIQWDEQNQTVNIYKDDQIIQMKVNSNIVNVDGRKIIMDTIVEMKEDRVMLPIKYLADIFGINTKYNSITKVVTITIEKNNQVEKKESSKQESNEQQNQEKKWDYTYDDLLAKALKFSRTLKQAEMDVDRAKEMKDDASDAIDEIPLSYGVGKAEKPVHDAYLYFKSAEVNRQLADRQINKVKDKIAYEVKSAYYEVLKWEDAKKVATLAIDFYNKDLQQIKAKYDQGMSSELEKKQSERNYQNAKKELELADKGLKKAYEQLNDLIGAKADERYTLKGDIAFEKIKDEDIEGHIIKSIEESPSLWALQKSIELKDLGVKLYVYNVGGESYKVKEIDAQKATIELGEKKQAYEYGLRKIYTSLNQRKDQYEQQKIALEQAQDDLKKAKVNMEIGMTIPLKVQQATLQIEKTKKELRNKVMEYNILAMEYDKLWVRE, encoded by the coding sequence ATGAAACATAAAATCAAAAATACAGTTTCAGCTTTTGCAATGATAGGAATGATCTCAGCTCAACCTATCTTTGCAGCAGAGATAGCTTTACCTACAGATTTTGATGGAGTACAAAAGCAGATTATTGAGTTTAGAATGGATGACCGTAATTACAAAGTAGGAGATGAGGTAAAAAAAGGAGATACAGCACCATATATAAAAAACGGAAGAACGATGATGCCAATTAGAAATATAGCAGAAGTGATAGGAATCGATTCAAAGCTTATACAATGGGATGAGCAAAATCAAACCGTAAATATTTATAAGGATGACCAAATTATTCAAATGAAAGTGAATAGCAATATAGTCAATGTAGATGGAAGAAAAATTATCATGGATACTATAGTAGAAATGAAAGAGGATAGAGTCATGCTTCCAATAAAATATTTAGCGGATATTTTTGGAATAAATACGAAATATAATAGTATTACTAAAGTGGTTACCATCACTATAGAGAAAAACAATCAAGTAGAGAAAAAAGAATCTAGTAAACAAGAAAGTAATGAACAACAAAATCAAGAAAAAAAATGGGATTATACATATGATGATTTATTAGCCAAAGCTTTAAAATTTAGCAGGACATTAAAACAAGCTGAGATGGATGTAGATCGAGCAAAAGAAATGAAAGATGATGCTAGTGATGCTATAGATGAAATTCCTCTATCTTATGGAGTAGGAAAGGCAGAAAAACCTGTACATGATGCTTATCTGTATTTTAAAAGCGCAGAGGTGAATAGACAATTAGCAGATAGACAGATCAATAAAGTGAAGGACAAAATTGCATATGAAGTAAAGAGTGCATATTATGAAGTATTAAAATGGGAAGATGCAAAAAAAGTTGCGACTTTAGCTATAGACTTTTATAATAAAGATTTACAGCAAATTAAAGCAAAATATGATCAAGGAATGAGTAGCGAATTAGAAAAAAAACAATCAGAAAGAAATTATCAAAATGCAAAAAAAGAATTGGAGTTGGCAGATAAGGGATTGAAAAAAGCTTATGAACAATTAAATGATTTAATAGGAGCAAAAGCAGATGAAAGATATACTTTAAAAGGAGATATTGCTTTTGAAAAGATCAAGGATGAAGATATAGAAGGTCATATCATAAAATCTATTGAAGAAAGTCCTAGTTTATGGGCTTTGCAAAAGTCTATAGAACTAAAGGATTTAGGGGTAAAGCTTTATGTATATAATGTAGGGGGAGAGTCTTATAAAGTAAAAGAAATTGATGCTCAAAAGGCTACTATTGAATTAGGAGAAAAAAAGCAAGCTTATGAATATGGATTAAGAAAGATTTATACGTCTTTAAATCAACGAAAAGATCAATATGAACAACAAAAAATTGCACTAGAGCAGGCACAAGATGATTTAAAAAAAGCAAAGGTTAATATGGAAATTGGTATGACTATACCTCTAAAGGTGCAGCAAGCAACTTTACAAATAGAAAAAACTAAAAAAGAATTAAGGAATAAAGTGATGGAATATAACATATTGGCTATGGAATATGATAAATTATGGGTGAGAGAATAA